The genomic DNA ATAGCACTGGACTAGGAGTATTTGTCGGTGCCTTGAAATCCTCTCAGCAGCATGGAAGCAAGCTTACTCTGACAGGTATGACGGACCGTGTTCAACGTCTATTTGAAATCACTGGGTTGACGGATGTCATGAACATTGAGCATACCACAGAGGAGGGGGCGCGATGAGTGATCTTATCGAAATGGTGATCCCTGCGAAACCGGATTATGTTGGTGTCGCTCGTTTGACTGTATCCGGTATCGCCTCTCGAATGGGATATACGTTTGACGAAATTGAAGATATCAAGATCGCGGTTTCAGAGGCGATTACGAATGCAGTGAATCATGCGTATGGTGAAGATGAAGGTGAGA from Pseudalkalibacillus sp. SCS-8 includes the following:
- a CDS encoding STAS domain-containing protein encodes the protein MNLQIHKEDVENNTERLVLNGEVDAYTAPKLKETLIQMTQKEGHEVLVDLSGVDYMDSTGLGVFVGALKSSQQHGSKLTLTGMTDRVQRLFEITGLTDVMNIEHTTEEGAR